One genomic window of Polyangium aurulentum includes the following:
- a CDS encoding COMM domain-containing protein → MTIPLFCLGGEAAPAAIITDLQALARLPEGARARFWDALGPALPDPLPPSVEPALDAFARTFGVSKDDLARALRASRFLVREASARGLSRERFEEDVVRLAGGPLSPEAAVIAPLLLSRYDAARAALAEGALRESLGDHGAVVESIEWRLDGVLSSSRGDAGAARIAILTLGYREGDRKDRITLHLSADKLEELRRACERMSR, encoded by the coding sequence GTGACCATCCCCTTGTTTTGCCTCGGTGGCGAGGCCGCGCCGGCCGCAATCATCACGGATCTGCAAGCCCTGGCGCGCCTCCCCGAGGGCGCCAGGGCGCGATTCTGGGATGCGCTCGGCCCGGCGCTCCCCGATCCCTTGCCCCCCTCGGTCGAGCCCGCGCTCGATGCCTTCGCGCGCACCTTCGGGGTCTCGAAGGACGATCTCGCTCGCGCCCTGCGGGCGTCACGGTTCCTCGTGCGCGAGGCGAGCGCGCGGGGACTTTCGCGCGAGCGCTTCGAAGAGGACGTGGTGCGCCTCGCGGGCGGACCGCTCTCGCCCGAGGCCGCGGTGATCGCCCCGCTCTTGCTCTCGCGTTATGATGCGGCGCGCGCGGCCCTCGCGGAGGGCGCCCTGCGCGAGAGCCTCGGCGATCACGGCGCCGTCGTCGAATCGATTGAATGGCGCCTCGACGGGGTCCTGTCGTCGAGCCGCGGCGACGCGGGGGCGGCGAGGATCGCGATCCTCACGCTCGGCTACCGCGAGGGGGATCGGAAAGATCGCATTACGCTGCATCTGTCGGCCGACAAGCTCGAGGAGCTGCGGCGCGCTTGCGAGCGCATGTCGCGCTGA